The following is a genomic window from Deltaproteobacteria bacterium PRO3.
GAATGGCGGACCGACTACGATCCCCTGCGGGGCAAGCTGGTGAATTCCAGCGCGAGCGCGGACGCGCGATTTGACAATTACTTCTTCTCGGTGGGCCACAACAAAGTGAGTTGCATCCCGCTGCTGGGCGAGGAGGGCCCGGCAAACCCCTGCCGGGGCACGCCTGCGCCGGGCACCGTGCTGTCGCCGCCGTCGAACCAGATTCGCGGCATGGTGGGGCTGGGCAAGGAAAACCGCCGCGGCTGGAATGCGGGTTTCTTCGCGCTGTACGACTATCAGACACGGGTTTTGCAGTTCGCCAACACACAGATGACCTACAACACGAACTGTTGCGCGTACAGCTTCCAGTTCCGGCGGCTCAACTTCGGCGCGCGCAACGAGAATCAGTTTCGGGTGGCGTTTGTCATAGCCAATATCGGCAGTTTTGGCACACTGCGAAGGCAGGAACGGCTGTTTTGAGAGCTTAAGCCTGCTCGGGATCGAGCAGGGAGGCGGCGATTTCGTCAAGCCGTTCGGCGCGCTGCTCGAATTCGGCGATCCGGCGCTCGAGAAGGCGGACGCGGTCGGCCAGGTGGAGGGAAGAGAGCACGGCCACGCGGACCGGATCATTGCCGGCACTGCGGGAGGCGATCTGATTCATGAGGTCGTCGACGGCCTGGGCCAGCGCCTCGGTCTCGCCGGGCTCCCCGGAGGAGCGGAGCGTGTAGGGGTGCTGGAAGATCGTGACGCGTACGAGATTTTTTTCAGCTGAGCCGGAATCCACGGTTTCGGCTCCTTGATTAAGCCTCGGAGAGCAGATCCATCTGCTCCACTTGCGAGAGAAGGTTCTTGATCCGGGAAGCGGCTTCCCGCTGGCGGTTGCGCAAAGCTTCGGATTCCTCCGAGGCGCGCGCGAGTTGTTCGCGGACGTCATCGACCTCGGCGACGGCGGCGTCGCGAGAGGCTTCGGCCGCGTTCAGCTGCTGTTCGAGTTCCGCGTTGCGGGTCCTCAGCGTCGACAGGGTCTGCGCCAGCAAGTCCAGTCGGGCTTCGAGGCGGGCGAGTGCGTCTTCGTCTTCCCGGATCAGTTCCATGCAACCAGACTATACTACGCGATGGCGGCTTTGGCCTTATCCACCAGCGACGTGAACGCCGCGGGTTCGTTGGCGGCGAGGTCGGCAAGAATCTTGCGATTCAGTTCGACGCCCGCTTTCTTCAGCCCACCGATGAACTTGGAGTAGCTGAGGTCATTCTGGCGGCAGCCCGCATTGATGCGGAGGATGAAAAGCCGGCGGAAATCGCGCTTCTTGCGGCGGCGTCCGACGTAAGCGTAGCGGAGCGCCTTCTCGACCGCCTCCTGGGCGGCGGCATGGTCCCCGGCTCGGTGATTTTGTTGGGCGGCGACCCCGGCATAGGCAAATCGACGCTGGTCCTGCAGGTGCTCGCGCGCTTGGGCGAGGCGGGCGGAAAGGTTGCCTACCTGAGCGGCGAGGAATCCGCCGATCAGATCAAGCTGCGCGCCGAGCGCCTCGGCGTGAAGTCGCAAAACCTCTACGTCATGACCGAGAACGACCTCTCGCGCGCCCTGCCGCAGATCGAGGCCTTGAAGCCGCAAATGTTGGTCGTCGATTCGATCCAGACCGTCTACCAGCCCGACCTGGGCTCGGCGCCCGGCTCGGTGACGCAGGTGCGGGAGTGCGCCGGCAAGCTTCTCTACCTCGCCAAATCCCGCGGTTTCACCGTCCTGCTGGTCGGGCACGTGACGAAGGAGGGCGCCCTCGCGGGCCCGAAGATCCTCGAGCACATAGTCGACACGGTGCTTTATTTCGAGGGCGATCGCGGCCAGCCCTACCGGATCTTGCGCACCTTCAAGAACCGCTTCGGCTCGGTCAGCGAGCTCGCCGTCTACGAGATGCGCGGCAGCGGCCTGGTCGAGGTCACCAATCCTTCGGAATTATTCCTCTCGGATAGCCCCGAGCTGGCGCCGGGTTCCGTGGTGGTGAGCAGCCTCAAGGGTACGCGGCCGCTCTTGGCCGAGCTCCAGGCCCTGGTGACGCCCAGCTCCCTTGGGATGCCGCGGCGGGTGACGGTGGGCGTCGACTCGCAACGCGTGGCCCTGCTCTGCGCCGTGCTCGAGAAGATCGTCGGCCTACACTTGGGTGGACAGGACATCTTCCTCAACGTGGTCGGGGGACTCGACGTCGACGAGCCGGCGGTGGACCTGGGCGTCCTGCTGGCGATCGTCTCCAGCTTTCAAAACCGCGCCCTGCAAAAGCGGACCTTGGTCCTGGGCGAGGTGGGCTTAAGCGGCGAGATCCGCCCGGTCGCCGGCGAGGCGATCCGCCTGCAGGAGGCTGCGCGCCTGGGTTTTCAACGGGCCATCCTCCCGAAAAAGGGCTCGAGGGAAAGATCTCCGGATGGCCTCGCTCTGGTTCGAGTCGGAAGGGTGCAAGAGGCCCTGGACTTTTTCTAGTCCGGTAGGTCATCTTTACCGGGATGCGTTACGGATTCATTGGAAATTGCAAAAGCGCCGCCCTGGTGCACGAGAACAGCAGCATCGACTGGCTGTGCCTCCCCAATTTCGACAACCCCTCTATCTTCGCCAAAATTTTGGATGAAGAAGGCGGAAACTTCCGGATTTTACCGAAAAACGAAGGGAAAATCCGGCAGAGCTACCTGCCCGAAACCAACGTCCTGCGCACCGAGTTCGACGACGGATCGAACGCATTTGCGGTCGTTGACTATATGCCGCGTTACCGGGTGGGCGACCGTTATTGGCACCCGCCCGAGGTCCACCGCGTCCTGGAGCTGGTCCGGGGTCGCCCGGAATTTCGCGTCCAATTTCTCCCCCGCCTCAATTACGCGGAAGGCCGCACGGAACTCGAGGTCCAAGACCGGGTGGCCTGCGCGCGGCACGGCCGGGAGGACGTCTTTCTTTATTCCAGCCTCCCGCTGAACCGCGTCCTCGGCGACGACTTCGTCCCCTTGGACCGCGCCGAATTTTTCCTGCTTTCCTACCACGAGCACCTCGTGGCCACCGACCTCGCGAAGGTCCTCGAGCAGCGGGCCAAGACCGAGGCCTATTGGCGCACTTGGTCCTCGCATTGCCGGCTCCCCTCGGTGGCGCCGGAGGCAGTGCTGCGCTCGGCCCTGGCCTTGAAGCTCATGACCTTCCAAGAAACCGGCGCAATCATCGCGGCTCCCACTACTTCCCTCCCCGAGATCGTCGGGGAAGAAAGGAATTGGGACTACCGTTACTGCTGGCTGCGGGACGCTTCCTTGATGTTGGAGGCCCTGACCTCGGTCGGTCATTTCGAGGAGGCGGAGGCCTTTTTGAATTTTTTGTTGGGCATCCTGGAGAGCAAGCAAAGCCGGGTGCAAATCCTTTATCGCATCGATGGGGGCACCCACTTGGAGGAGAAAATCTTGCCGCATCTGAAGGGCTACCGCGGTTCCTCACCGGTCCGCATCGGCAACGCGGCGGCCGTCCAGAAGCAAAACGATGTCTTCGGCGAGGTGCTGGACGCCTTATACCGGTATTCCCAAGCGCGCGGCATCGAGCACCTGGCCGGGTGGCATTGGTCCTTGGTGAAATTTTTGGTTCGGACCATCGCCCAGCAGTGGGAAGAAGAGGATTCCGGCATTTGGGAGTACCGCAACCGCAAGGCCCACTTTACCTTTTCCAAGGTCCTCTCGTGGGTGGCTTTGGACCGGGGGGCCCGCATCGCCGGGGCCCTCGACAAGCCTCTTCTCGTTTCGGAATGGGAGGGGATCGCGGCGAGGATCCGGGAGGAAATCTTGACGAAGGCGTGGAAGCCGCATCTCAACAGCTTTACGCAATCCTACCAATCAGAGGCCCTCGACGTGGCCCTGCTGAGGATGGAGGGCGTGGGCTTCTTGCCAGCCTCCGATCCAAAGTGGGTCGCCACCGTCCGCCGCTGCGCCTCGGAGCTGCTGCGGGACGGCTTCGGATATCGTTATGTCGCGTCGGACGATTTCGGTAGACCCAAGAATTCCTTCGTGCTGGCATCTTTTTGGATCGCGAAGGCCCTTGTTTCGATCGGGGAAATTTCGCGAGCCGAGGAAATTTTCGAAAAAGTCCTTGCCCATGCCAACCATTTGGGGCTTTTATCGGAGCATATCGACCCTGAAACCGGAGAGCTGCTCGGAAATTTTCCCCAGGCGTTCTCCCACATGGCGCTCATCAACACTGCGAACCTGCTCGCGAAGTATCGAGAGTCCCCGCTCTCTTCCTAGCGCCGCCATTACAACCTCAACGAAAGGAGGACGGTCCGTGCGGCTGGTCATCGTCTCCAATCGTTTACCGCTTACCGCCGTCGAAAAGGGCCTGGATTTCGAGCTTCGTCCGAGCGTCGGCGGGTTGGCCACGGGAATCCACAGTTACCTCGAGTGGCGCTCCCGCGCCGAGAGCCGGGCCTCGGACCACCTTTGGATCGGTTGGCCTGGGGTCCGCGACTTCGCGAAGAAATCGCGCCTGGAGCGGCTGTTCGCCCGTCGGAAGGCCTTTCCCGTTTTTCTCCTGCAAAAGACCCTCGACGGCTTCTACAATGGCTTCTGCAACCGGACGCTTTGGCCCTTGTTCCATTTCTTTCCGGGCTACACCGTTTTCGAGGAGGGCCATTGGGAGGATTTCCACGAGGCGAACCGCGTTTATGCGGAGGCCGTCGTTCGGAAGGCCCGGCCCGGCGACGTGTTGTGGATCCACGACTACCATTTGTTGTTGCTGCCGCGCCTGATTCGCGAGCAACTGCCCCAGCTTCCCATCGGATTTTTCCTCCACATTCCCTTTCCCTCCTTCGAGATCTTCCGCCTTCTTCCGGCTAAGTGGCGGCGCGAGATCCTGGAAGGCCTGCTGGGTGCGGACTTGATCGGCTTCCACACCCACGACTATACTCAGGCTTTCCTGCGCTGCGTCCTGCGCATCCTCGGGCACGAGCACCACAACGGCATCCTCGAGATCGAGGGGCGCGTGGTGAAGGCGGATACCTTTCCGATGGGGATCGATTACGAGGGCTTTCGGGCGGCTGCGGCCTCGCCCAAGATCGTCGCCGAAGGCGCCAACATCAAGCGGGCCTTGCGCAACGCCAAGCTGATCCTCTCGGTCGACCGCCTGGACTACACCAAGGGCATCCTCAATCGCCTCGAGGGTTATGAGCTCTTTCTGGAGAAGAATCCCTCCTGGCAGAAAAAGGTCCGGCTCTTTCTCGTGCTGGTTCCCTCCCGGACGCAGATGAATCTGTACCAGGACATGAAGCGCAAGATCGACGAGGCGATCGGCCGGATCAACGGCCGCTTCGGCAGCCATGAATGGACGCCCGTCCTCTACCAATACCGCGCCAAGACGACCGCCGCGCTGACCAGCCTCTATACCGCCGCCGACGTGGCGCTGGTGACGCCGCTCCGCGATGGAATGAACCTTATCGCCAAGGAATACGTCGCCTCCCGCCGGGAGGGGACGGGGGTATTGATATTGAGCGAGATGGCGGGTGCGGTCTACGAATTAGGCGAGGCGGCAGTGGTCAATCCCAATTCGCGAGAGGAGATCGCCCAGGCGATCCACGCCGGTCTCGAGATGCCCGTAGAAGAGCAGGTCCGGCGCAACCGCGCCATGCAACGCCGCCTCGAGCGCTACACCGTGGTTCGATGGGCCGACGACTTTCTGCAGCAGCTCGCCGCCGTGCGGAGGCGGGGCCGGCGCCGCGGTCCGAAGGTTTTGTCAGGCGATGCGGCGCGCCGGCTGCTTTCGGCCTTTCGAGCGGCGAAGCGCCGCGCCTTGTTGCTGGATTACGATGGTACCCTCACGCCCTATTTCAAGGATCCTGCCGAAGCGAAGCCCGCCAGGCGGCTGACCGATCTCCTGAGGTGCCTGACGGCGCTGCCGCGGTGCCGGACCGTCCTGATCAGCGGGAGGCCCCGCGCGGTGCTGGAAGAGTGGTTCGGAGACATTCCGGTCGCCTTGGTGGCCGAGCACGGCGCTTGGCTTCGCGGCCCCAAGGGGCCTTGGCGCCGTATCCGGCCGCTCCGCGATCCCTGGCGCGAGGAGATCCGGGCCCTGCTGCAGACCTACGCCGACCGCCTGCCAGGCGCCTTCGTGGAGGAGAAGGAATACGGCCTGGTCTGGCACTTCCGAAATTCCCCGCCGGAGATGGCCTCGCTGCGCGAGAAGGAGCTCTTGGACGAATTATTGCAAAGGACGGGCAACCTGGAGGTGCAAGTTTTGCGCGGCAACAAGATCGTCGAGGTGCGGGCCCAAGGTGTGACCAAGGCCGAGGGCGCCTTCGCCTTTCTGGGGAGGAGACCGCCGGATTTTCTCATGGCCGTTGGAGACGACGCCACGGACGAGGACCTGTTTCGGGCCCTGCCGGCCAGGGCTCACACGCTAAGGGTAGGGAAACCGCCGACCGCGGCCAAATTCACGGTCCCAAATCATCGTGCGGTTTTGCGATTGTTGCGGTCTTTGGCCCGTTAGTGGCGGGAATGGGTCGGGGGATGGGATTTCACGATCGAAATAGGAGCGTAGTCTTGGAGTCTTTGCGGAAATATCTTGAAGAGCTTTTTCACCAAAACGGTTGGCGGGAGGCGGGGATGGCCCTCGGCGTCTTCGTCCTGACCTTGGCCGCTTTGCTCTTGTTGAAAAAGATCATCCTCTTCCGCTTGAAGGCCTGGTCCTCCAAGTCGGTCAACCGCTGGGACGACATTTTTTTCCAGGCCTTGGCCCGCACTCAAACTTGGTTTTTGCTTCTCCTTTCGGCGACCTTCGCCGTCGGTATGCTGAAGCTCTCGCCGGCCGCCGATCGCCTGTTTCACAACCTGGCTTTTTCAGGCTTCCTCTTGCAAACCGCGTTCTGGGGCAGCGCCTTGATCACCGGCTACCTCGCCTATTATCGCAGCGCCCGCCTGGCATCGGACGCCGAAAGCGTCACCACCGTCGGCGTGCTGGGCTTTCTCGCTAAACTGGGCTTGTTCAGCGTGCTGCTGATCATCGGCTTGGAAAACGCGGGTATCAATGTCACCGCCTTGGTCGCGGGTCTCGGCATCGGCGGCGTCGCGGTCGCCTTGGCGGCCCAGAACGTGCTGGGGGATTTGTTCGCCTCTTTGGCCATCGCCCTCGACAGGCCTTTCGCCATCGGGGATTTCGTGGTCCTCGATTCCATGCGCGGGACCGTCGAGCGAATCGGTATGAAGACTACACATATTCGCAGTCTCGACGGCGAGCTGATCGTGCTGCCGAATTCCCACTTGATCAACAACCGGTTAAGGAATTTCAAACGCATGCGGGAGCGCCGGGTGCTTTTGAATCTCGGGGTGCTCTACGAAACGCCGCTGGCCCTGCAGAACAAAATCCCCGACATCCTGCGAGCGGCGGTGGAAGGCCAAAATAGGACCCGCTTCGAGCGCTCGCACCTCTCCGGCTTGGGCGAATACGCCATCCAATTCGAAATGGTATTTTACGTTCTGAGCCCGGA
Proteins encoded in this region:
- a CDS encoding cell division protein ZapA produces the protein MTSANNSRAPRRNPKLCATASGKPLPGSRTFSRKWSRWICSPRLNQGAETVDSGSAEKNLVRVTIFQHPYTLRSSGEPGETEALAQAVDDLMNQIASRSAGNDPVRVAVLSSLHLADRVRLLERRIAEFEQRAERLDEIAASLLDPEQA
- a CDS encoding glycoside hydrolase family 15 protein, which encodes MRYGFIGNCKSAALVHENSSIDWLCLPNFDNPSIFAKILDEEGGNFRILPKNEGKIRQSYLPETNVLRTEFDDGSNAFAVVDYMPRYRVGDRYWHPPEVHRVLELVRGRPEFRVQFLPRLNYAEGRTELEVQDRVACARHGREDVFLYSSLPLNRVLGDDFVPLDRAEFFLLSYHEHLVATDLAKVLEQRAKTEAYWRTWSSHCRLPSVAPEAVLRSALALKLMTFQETGAIIAAPTTSLPEIVGEERNWDYRYCWLRDASLMLEALTSVGHFEEAEAFLNFLLGILESKQSRVQILYRIDGGTHLEEKILPHLKGYRGSSPVRIGNAAAVQKQNDVFGEVLDALYRYSQARGIEHLAGWHWSLVKFLVRTIAQQWEEEDSGIWEYRNRKAHFTFSKVLSWVALDRGARIAGALDKPLLVSEWEGIAARIREEILTKAWKPHLNSFTQSYQSEALDVALLRMEGVGFLPASDPKWVATVRRCASELLRDGFGYRYVASDDFGRPKNSFVLASFWIAKALVSIGEISRAEEIFEKVLAHANHLGLLSEHIDPETGELLGNFPQAFSHMALINTANLLAKYRESPLSS
- the radA gene encoding DNA repair protein RadA, whose amino-acid sequence is MHQRRERRGFVGGEVGKNLAIQFDARFLQPTDELGVAEVILAAARIDAEDEKPAEIALLAAASDVSVAERLLDRLLGGGMVPGSVILLGGDPGIGKSTLVLQVLARLGEAGGKVAYLSGEESADQIKLRAERLGVKSQNLYVMTENDLSRALPQIEALKPQMLVVDSIQTVYQPDLGSAPGSVTQVRECAGKLLYLAKSRGFTVLLVGHVTKEGALAGPKILEHIVDTVLYFEGDRGQPYRILRTFKNRFGSVSELAVYEMRGSGLVEVTNPSELFLSDSPELAPGSVVVSSLKGTRPLLAELQALVTPSSLGMPRRVTVGVDSQRVALLCAVLEKIVGLHLGGQDIFLNVVGGLDVDEPAVDLGVLLAIVSSFQNRALQKRTLVLGEVGLSGEIRPVAGEAIRLQEAARLGFQRAILPKKGSRERSPDGLALVRVGRVQEALDFF
- a CDS encoding bifunctional alpha,alpha-trehalose-phosphate synthase (UDP-forming)/trehalose-phosphatase produces the protein MPTIWGFYRSISTLKPESCSEIFPRRSPTWRSSTLRTCSRSIESPRSLPSAAITTSTKGGRSVRLVIVSNRLPLTAVEKGLDFELRPSVGGLATGIHSYLEWRSRAESRASDHLWIGWPGVRDFAKKSRLERLFARRKAFPVFLLQKTLDGFYNGFCNRTLWPLFHFFPGYTVFEEGHWEDFHEANRVYAEAVVRKARPGDVLWIHDYHLLLLPRLIREQLPQLPIGFFLHIPFPSFEIFRLLPAKWRREILEGLLGADLIGFHTHDYTQAFLRCVLRILGHEHHNGILEIEGRVVKADTFPMGIDYEGFRAAAASPKIVAEGANIKRALRNAKLILSVDRLDYTKGILNRLEGYELFLEKNPSWQKKVRLFLVLVPSRTQMNLYQDMKRKIDEAIGRINGRFGSHEWTPVLYQYRAKTTAALTSLYTAADVALVTPLRDGMNLIAKEYVASRREGTGVLILSEMAGAVYELGEAAVVNPNSREEIAQAIHAGLEMPVEEQVRRNRAMQRRLERYTVVRWADDFLQQLAAVRRRGRRRGPKVLSGDAARRLLSAFRAAKRRALLLDYDGTLTPYFKDPAEAKPARRLTDLLRCLTALPRCRTVLISGRPRAVLEEWFGDIPVALVAEHGAWLRGPKGPWRRIRPLRDPWREEIRALLQTYADRLPGAFVEEKEYGLVWHFRNSPPEMASLREKELLDELLQRTGNLEVQVLRGNKIVEVRAQGVTKAEGAFAFLGRRPPDFLMAVGDDATDEDLFRALPARAHTLRVGKPPTAAKFTVPNHRAVLRLLRSLAR
- a CDS encoding mechanosensitive ion channel family protein, coding for MGRGMGFHDRNRSVVLESLRKYLEELFHQNGWREAGMALGVFVLTLAALLLLKKIILFRLKAWSSKSVNRWDDIFFQALARTQTWFLLLLSATFAVGMLKLSPAADRLFHNLAFSGFLLQTAFWGSALITGYLAYYRSARLASDAESVTTVGVLGFLAKLGLFSVLLIIGLENAGINVTALVAGLGIGGVAVALAAQNVLGDLFASLAIALDRPFAIGDFVVLDSMRGTVERIGMKTTHIRSLDGELIVLPNSHLINNRLRNFKRMRERRVLLNLGVLYETPLALQNKIPDILRAAVEGQNRTRFERSHLSGLGEYAIQFEMVFYVLSPDYQVFMDLQQAILFDIQGRFQREGIRFAYPTRALLLRHFDSRVSGKEVPSLFNMPP